The genomic region TAATTGATGGCCCAGGCATATGCCAAAAACTGGTATTTTAGATTTCACAATAATTTCTATTTCTGAAATTACACTCTCTCCTATCTCTTGTGGATCACCAGGGCCATTTGAAAGCACTATACCATCTGGATTCATGCTTAATATTTTGTGAGCAAAACCTGTATCTGGTTTGACTAATTCAACCGTACAATCAAGTTCTACTAAGCGTGAGATTATACTATTTTTTATACCGAAATCAACAATTACAATCCTATATTTTGCATTAAGAGCGCTTTGAAAGTTATTACTTAAACTGACTTTCTTAGTTATTTCTATTCCATTTACAGATTTGTATTTCTTCAATTCATCTAATATATGTGCCTCACTTGACGGACATATCATTCCATTTTGAGATCCATGTTTTCTCAAATATCTCGTCAAAGCTCTAGTATCAATTCCCGATATCCCAACTACATTATTTTTCTCCAACCAATCATTTAAACTAATATATGAAGAAGAGTGAGACATAGGAGAAAGTTCACGCATAACCACACCACTTGCAAAAACTTTTTCTCCTTCATTATCTTTGTGATTTATTCCAACATTACCAATATGAGGAAAAGTGAACGCTATTATTTGATCAGCAAAAGAAGGATCTGTTATAGTATGCTGATAACCTGTCATACCAGTGGTAAAACAAACTTCACCTATACATTTGCCTCTTTTACCTACCGATTTTCCCAAAAAGCACTTGCCATCTTGTAAAACTAAAGCTGCATCCTGCATTTAATTCTCTCAACTCATTTAAAATATTATATAAGAATTTTAAATTACAAGTAAGCAAATACTAAACTTCCCTTTAAGTTTATATAAAATTCAAAATTATAAGTAGCTTTCTTTTTTTATTATTTAGCAAAATTATAGCAAACTTAACTTGTGTGAATAGGCAATAGTCATTACATTCATACTTCACGTTATGTAAATTCACATGGATAGAAAAACTTGTCTCATTACAGGAGCATCATCTGGCATTGGAGAAAGTCTAGCACGGTTGCTCATTAAAGATGGATGGTTTGTGGTTGGCATTGCAAGGCGCACTGAAAAACTGGAAAAATTAAAAGAAGAATTAGGTAGTAATTTTTTACCTATAACATGTGATGTAAGCAAAAGTGAAAATATTAAAAACTCGTCTGATTTTTTAAAAAAGCAAAATATTATACCAAATCTCTTTTTTCTTAATGCAGGATGTGGCGAAATAGAAGATAAGTTTCATACCAACATTCATAGAAAAACATTTGAAACCAATTATTTTGGCGTTATCAACTGGATTGAAGAATGGATTCATCATAATTCCTTGGCAACTTTTGCGGTTATATCTTCTCTTGTTGCTATGCATGCAACACCACATGCTTCTGCATACTGTGCCAGCAAAGCAGCACTAAAAAGTTGTTTTCAATCACTAAAAATCCAATATGCTAACAGTAGCACAAAGTTTATCACCATAATGCCAGGGCCAGTAAAAACAGATATGTTTAAGTCTAATAAACCACTTCCCTTCATATGGGAGCCA from Wolbachia endosymbiont (group B) of Parapoynx stratiotata harbors:
- the carA gene encoding glutamine-hydrolyzing carbamoyl-phosphate synthase small subunit, producing the protein MQDAALVLQDGKCFLGKSVGKRGKCIGEVCFTTGMTGYQHTITDPSFADQIIAFTFPHIGNVGINHKDNEGEKVFASGVVMRELSPMSHSSSYISLNDWLEKNNVVGISGIDTRALTRYLRKHGSQNGMICPSSEAHILDELKKYKSVNGIEITKKVSLSNNFQSALNAKYRIVIVDFGIKNSIISRLVELDCTVELVKPDTGFAHKILSMNPDGIVLSNGPGDPQEIGESVISEIEIIVKSKIPVFGICLGHQLLAVTLGAKTVKMDIGHRGSNHPVYDLESKKVEITSQNHGFVVDSASLPSNVEVTHISLFDNSVEGIMMKDYPVFSTQYHPEEAPGTHDSHYLFGRFIDNILLYKSKI
- a CDS encoding SDR family NAD(P)-dependent oxidoreductase, which encodes MDRKTCLITGASSGIGESLARLLIKDGWFVVGIARRTEKLEKLKEELGSNFLPITCDVSKSENIKNSSDFLKKQNIIPNLFFLNAGCGEIEDKFHTNIHRKTFETNYFGVINWIEEWIHHNSLATFAVISSLVAMHATPHASAYCASKAALKSCFQSLKIQYANSSTKFITIMPGPVKTDMFKSNKPLPFIWEPEKAAAYILKSIFKGKKVIAFPIFWRLFFNILQILPTKMTARILR